Proteins encoded in a region of the Polyodon spathula isolate WHYD16114869_AA chromosome 9, ASM1765450v1, whole genome shotgun sequence genome:
- the LOC121321239 gene encoding LOW QUALITY PROTEIN: olfactory receptor 52L1-like (The sequence of the model RefSeq protein was modified relative to this genomic sequence to represent the inferred CDS: substituted 1 base at 1 genomic stop codon), producing the protein MREESVERSNLSHTTSILIGFPELHEDRRLLCFPFFLIYVVVLIGNTVIIYVIKTAESLHTPMYLLISYMAVIDIIVPTAIIPNLLLSLLFDWNGISLAGCLTQMFFVHYISSFESTILLTMALDRYVTICNPLRYVEIMNTSVFLKIALFSVIRGGAXMSALIILAHPLSFCGSNIINQCYCEHMALVSLACGSTTINNVTGLLMAYTIVGFDISCKLFSHIRIITVVIKTASVKVRQKAFHTCSTHLIVMFFFYLSGSVSFVTYRVSNTIPTDVHTLLSVMYLVVPASVNPIIYGVRTKEIRQVIVKMFRGRRIIVSSNIVTVKI; encoded by the coding sequence ATGCGAGAGGAATCTGTAGAACGTAGTAATCTTTCCCACACCACGTCTATACTGATTGGATTTCCAGAACTCCACGAGGACAGACGTTTACTTTGCTTTCCCTTTTTCCTTATATATGTGGTTGTTTTGATAGGAAATACAGTTATCATCTATGTGATCAAAACAGCTGAGAGTCTCCACACtcctatgtatttattaatttcctACATGGCAGTTATAGATATTATTGTACCAACAGCTATTATTCCCAACCTGCTGCTTAGCCTGTTATTTGACTGGAACGGGATTTCTTTGGCCGGCTGCCTAACTCAGATGTTTTTTGTTCACTACATCTCTTCATTTGAATCAACTATCCTCTTAACAATGGCTTTGGATCGATATGTCACTATTTGTAACCCACTGCGCTATGTTGAAATCATGAACAcatctgtctttttaaaaattgctcTTTTCTCAGTGATAAGAGGTGGGGCATGAATGTCTGCCCTGATTATTCTTGCTCATCCTCTCTCTTTCTGTGGATCAAATATAATCAATCAGTGTTACTGTGAGCATATGGCACTTGTTTCCTTGGCTTGTGGTAGTACCACTATAAATAACGTAACAGGGTTGTTAATGGCTTACACTATTGTCGGGTTTGATATTAGTTGTAAACTTTTTTCTCACATTAGGATCATAACTGTGGTCATCAAAACTGCATCTGTAAAAGTACGTCAGAAAGCTTTTCATACCTGCAGCACCCACCTGATAGTTATGTTTTTCTTCTACCTGTCAGGCAGTGTATCATTTGTAACATACAGGGTCAGCAATACAATTCCTACAGATGTTCACACTCTGTTAAGTGTTATGTATTTAGTTGTCCCAGCAAGTGTAAATCCCATTATTTATGGAGTCCGAACCAAAGAAATCAGGCAAGTCATTGTGAAAATGTTTAGAGGAAGAAGAATTATTGTCTCCAGTAATATTGTTACTGTAAAGATTTAA
- the LOC121321238 gene encoding olfactory receptor 52E4-like has protein sequence MSPPGGDRGEWEASSQMTEDALSIAASWCEVPFPTEMEEGEEPALSAETKPSTEVASEASLCLHLSATVLKQTSQLASLEGREKISLAGFSPVDSTTAALVKAPLVGGLPKDPVCPNQQCRVMGIHLRRAYAAEAQVSRLANTAGILTAYTEGIVREAPIPDPVPSKLRLISGTLLQISGLQESLGLGTGNAMDNSSFDTTFIFTAYGKLDSFRPLYFVVILLVYLITIFVNVFLMIVIYKETSLHKPMYIFVLHLALNGVYGSSAFYPKVMANLLSDVQESSHFGCLVQAFCISSYAACAYAVLAVMAYDRYISICNPLRYYSILTPSKVNTLLSVAYLLPILLLSIHILLIARLPLCGFSIHKLLCDNWTVARLSCVDTKVINIFGLFLTTALVIFPFLLVVYSYIRILSVSLNASKEAQGKALSTCTPHLITFINFSIASLFSIMYNRFGNSLPISLHIMMLILFVVIPPLLNPIIYGIRTREIRQCIIKILRQRQSNVKTGVLTAADTQVATVVVPRI, from the exons ATGTCTCCCCCAGGGGGAGATCGGGGTGAATGGGAAGCGTCATCACAGATGACAGAGGACGCACTATCAATAGCGGCCTCCTGGTGCGAGGTCCCCTTCCCCACcgagatggaggaaggagaggagcctGCACTCTCTGCTGAGACAAAGCCCAGCACCGAAGTTGCCTCGGAAGCTAGTCTGTGCCTGCATTTGAGCGCTAC CGTGCTGAAGCAAACGTCTCAGCTTGCTTCTTTAGAGGGCAGAGAGAAGATCAGCTTGGCAGGGTTTTCCCCGGTCGACTCCACCACTGCAGCCTTAGTCAAGGCCCCACTGGTGGGGGGTTTGcccaaggaccctgtgtgcccaAACCAGCAGTGCAGGGTTATGGGGATACACTTGAGGAGGGCATATGCAGCGGAGGCACAAGTAAGCCGCTTGGCTAACACAGCGGGCATACTAACAGCCTACACGGAAGGCATCGTCAGGGAAGCACCGATCCCAGATCCGGTGCCTTCCAAGTTGCGTCTCATCTCTGGCAcgctgctccagatctctggcctTCAAGA aagCCTTGGTCTGGGTACAGGAAATGCAATGGACAACTCCTCGTTTGATACAACTTTTATATTTACTGCATATGGTAAACTGGACAGCTTCAGGCCCTTGTAttttgttgtcattctcttgGTATACCTTATTACAATTTTTGTTAACGTTTTTCTTATGATAGTAATATATAAGGAAACAAGTCTCCACAAAcctatgtatatatttgtattgcatttagctCTAAATGGAGTTTATGGGAGCTCAGCTTTCTATCCTAAGGTAATGGCTAATCTTCTATCAGATGTTCAAGAGAGTTCCCATTTTGGTTGTTTAGTGCAAGCCTTTTGTATAAGCTCCTATGCAGCTTGTGCATATGCAGTCCTTGCTGTAATGGCTTATGATAGGTATATATCAATTTGCAACCCATTGCGGTACTACAGTATCCTAACTCCTTCTAAAGTAAACACACTCTTGAGCGTTGCATACCTCCTTCCTATTTTGCTTCTGTCTATACATATTTTGTTAATAGCAAGACTGCCGTTGTGTGGATTCTCAATACATAAACTACTTTGTGACAACTGGACTGTAGCCAGACTCTCTTGTGTAGATACTAAAGTTATTAATATTTTTGGTCTGTTTCTCACTACAGCTTTAGTTATTTTCCCATTCCTTCTCGTTGTATACTCATACATCAGAATACTATCTGTGAGCCTGAATGCTTCAAAGGAAGCACAAGGTAAGGCTCTGAGCACATGCACTCCTCATTTAATCACATTTATCAATTTTTCTATTGCTTCTCTATTCTCAATAATGTACAATCGCTTTGGCAATAGCCTTCCAATAAGTCTGCATATAATGATGTTAATTCTTTTTGTTGTAATCCCTCCTCTTCTAAACCCAATCATTTATGGAATTAGAACGAGAGAAATCAGgcaatgtataataaaaatactCAGACAAAGGCAAAGCAATGTTAAAACAGGGGTCTTAACTGCTGCTGATACACAGGTGGCCACAGTGGTTGTACCAAGGATTTAA